The following are from one region of the Candidatus Binatus sp. genome:
- a CDS encoding recombinase family protein, with the protein MKQIYELYLQLGSVRLLKQDLDRRGVSSKARVSVKGNKSGGRSFSRGALYELLANPIYIGEIRHKRERHLGLHEAILERELWEKVQHQLREQAAQRSQRPTKAGSSPLAGLLFDQSGEPLYAQSTAKGARRYRYYVSKGLITDSAKDAQRGWRLSATEIERAVAIAARSILDDRPGLLEALEKSEIQSPDVRPMPEAAMDYGRRLTAQIDVAACLTDLVERVELLEQGIRVSIKLPVPSIGRAEVPLANVLHLSRLVPLTMKRRGVETRIILEGCEDSSRNVDPALLKAIARATQWFEELASGQVRSLAEIARRDGLPKRYVERLTKLAFLAPRIVDAVVEGCAAPGLSLQMLMDGRFELSAEWREQQRQLARC; encoded by the coding sequence GTGAAGCAGATTTATGAACTCTACTTGCAACTCGGGAGCGTGCGGCTGCTGAAGCAGGATCTGGATCGACGCGGCGTCAGTTCCAAAGCTCGAGTCTCCGTGAAGGGCAATAAATCGGGCGGACGATCCTTCTCGCGCGGCGCACTTTACGAGTTGCTCGCCAACCCGATCTACATCGGTGAGATCCGCCACAAGCGGGAGCGCCATCTGGGACTGCACGAGGCGATCCTCGAGCGCGAGTTATGGGAAAAGGTTCAGCACCAGTTGCGCGAGCAAGCCGCGCAGCGGAGCCAACGTCCGACCAAGGCTGGATCGAGCCCACTCGCCGGCCTGCTCTTCGATCAGAGTGGAGAGCCGCTCTACGCCCAATCTACCGCAAAGGGCGCGCGAAGATACCGTTACTACGTATCGAAAGGTTTGATCACAGACTCTGCGAAGGATGCGCAGCGCGGTTGGCGATTGTCGGCGACCGAGATCGAGCGGGCGGTCGCGATCGCCGCGCGAAGTATTCTGGACGATCGGCCCGGGTTGCTAGAGGCGTTGGAGAAGTCAGAAATCCAGTCTCCGGACGTACGGCCGATGCCTGAGGCGGCGATGGACTACGGGCGACGGCTTACGGCCCAGATCGACGTGGCAGCGTGTTTGACTGATCTGGTCGAGCGGGTGGAACTCCTTGAGCAAGGCATCCGCGTTTCCATCAAACTTCCCGTCCCATCAATCGGCCGGGCCGAAGTGCCGCTTGCGAACGTGCTTCATCTCTCGCGCCTCGTGCCGCTCACAATGAAACGCCGCGGCGTCGAGACCCGGATCATTCTGGAGGGATGCGAAGACTCCTCGCGGAACGTAGACCCCGCTTTGCTCAAGGCCATCGCTCGCGCCACGCAATGGTTCGAGGAATTGGCCTCAGGTCAGGTTCGCTCGCTAGCCGAGATTGCCCGCCGCGACGGTCTCCCCAAACGCTACGTCGAGCGGCTTACCAAACTGGCCTTCCTCGCGCCCCGAATCGTCGATGCCGTGGTCGAGGGTTGCGCTGCGCCCGGCCTCAGCCTTCAGATGCTGATGGACGGTCGTTTCGAGCTGTCGGCGGAGTGGCGCGAGCAACAGCGACAACTCGCGCGCTGCTAG
- a CDS encoding IS110 family transposase, giving the protein MDVAFRPGGEKLSVPNDRRGITRLVRTISRLTPECVVLEASGGYERRLLERLAEEELPVALVNPHNIREFARASGRLAKTDAIDAAVLAHFAEVMKPELRRLPDPETRKLRALITRRNQLVRMMTAEQNRQLQALESVRAGLAAIIRCLKKQIAVLDKQLAALIRATPAFRQKADLLRSAPGVGPVVSATLIGHLSELGTLNRKKIAALVGVAPFNRDSGRMKGKRAIWGGRGDVRAMLYMSTLAAVRLNPSLHAFHSRLRSAGKSPKMALTACMRKLVVMLNAMLKVGSRCSEERTRPVKLIAATAPT; this is encoded by the coding sequence GTGGATGTAGCCTTCAGGCCTGGCGGCGAGAAGCTGAGCGTTCCAAATGATCGGCGGGGGATTACCCGGCTGGTGAGGACAATCAGTCGCCTTACGCCCGAATGCGTGGTGCTGGAGGCGAGCGGCGGGTACGAGCGGAGATTGCTGGAGCGGTTAGCCGAGGAGGAGTTGCCGGTCGCGCTGGTAAATCCTCACAACATTCGTGAGTTCGCGCGCGCCAGCGGTCGGCTCGCCAAGACGGATGCGATCGATGCCGCGGTGCTCGCACACTTTGCTGAGGTGATGAAGCCTGAACTGCGCCGGTTGCCCGATCCAGAGACTCGGAAGTTGAGGGCATTGATCACCCGACGCAACCAGCTCGTGCGGATGATGACGGCGGAGCAGAACCGACAGTTGCAGGCGCTCGAGAGTGTGCGCGCTGGGCTGGCCGCGATCATTCGATGCCTGAAGAAGCAGATAGCAGTACTGGACAAGCAGCTCGCGGCGCTGATCCGGGCGACGCCGGCGTTCCGTCAAAAGGCCGACCTGTTGCGTAGCGCGCCGGGAGTCGGCCCAGTCGTGAGCGCGACGTTGATTGGGCATCTTTCAGAGCTCGGGACTCTGAACCGCAAGAAGATCGCAGCGCTGGTAGGTGTTGCTCCGTTCAATCGAGATAGCGGAAGGATGAAGGGTAAGCGCGCAATCTGGGGCGGCCGTGGCGATGTGCGGGCGATGCTCTATATGAGCACTCTCGCCGCGGTCCGACTAAACCCATCGCTACATGCATTCCACAGTCGTCTGCGGTCGGCCGGAAAATCTCCGAAGATGGCGTTGACCGCCTGCATGCGGAAGTTGGTCGTCATGCTGAACGCGATGCTCAAAGTGGGCAGCCGTTGCTCCGAAGAACGAACTCGCCCGGTGAAGTTGATCGCGGCGACAGCCCCGACATGA
- a CDS encoding TM0106 family RecB-like putative nuclease → MLYDLVACPHRVAMDLFANPAERDTPSPFVQFLWERGSAHEEQVVAGIGVPFVDLSMYAGVEKERRTFEAMDRGEPLIHGGRIAAGDLLGDPDLLRKEGTGYIAGDIKSGAGEEGGGDDGEGKPKKHYAVQLALYTDILERLGRSAGRRGFIWDIHGEEVPYDFMAIHTKNARRLWDDYQECLDHARTIARRATETVPAYSAGICKHCVWYTACIKQLDAANDLTLIPELGRSKRDAMIGRIGSIRELAEIDPADFIVSGKTAFAGIGPATLEKLHARAKLLTAENGKPYLRAAVSLPAADVELFFDIEVDPMRDVCYLHGFVERRNGANESERFVAFFADAGTPEAEERAFAEALHYMRASQPCAIYYYSKYERTIYRKLRKKYPDVCTEAEIEALFDPARSVDLYFDVVLRATEWPTRDFSIKTIAKYLGFAWRDTHPSGAASIEWFDRWLATGDPAIRQRILDYNEDDCRGTRVLLDAIRELPVQLPR, encoded by the coding sequence ATGCTGTACGACCTGGTAGCTTGCCCGCATCGCGTTGCCATGGACTTGTTTGCCAACCCAGCCGAGCGCGACACGCCGAGCCCGTTCGTGCAGTTCCTCTGGGAGCGGGGCTCGGCGCATGAGGAGCAAGTGGTCGCAGGTATCGGCGTGCCGTTCGTCGATCTATCCATGTACGCCGGAGTCGAGAAGGAGCGGCGCACTTTTGAAGCGATGGACCGCGGTGAGCCGCTAATCCATGGCGGGCGCATTGCCGCCGGCGACCTGCTTGGCGATCCCGACCTGTTGCGGAAGGAGGGGACCGGGTACATTGCAGGCGACATCAAATCTGGCGCCGGGGAGGAGGGGGGCGGCGACGATGGCGAGGGCAAGCCCAAGAAACACTACGCCGTGCAGCTCGCCTTATACACCGACATCCTGGAGCGGCTTGGCCGCTCGGCTGGCCGCCGCGGATTTATCTGGGATATCCACGGCGAGGAAGTCCCCTACGACTTCATGGCAATTCACACGAAGAATGCGCGCAGGCTCTGGGACGATTACCAAGAATGCCTTGACCATGCGCGAACTATCGCACGTCGCGCAACCGAAACGGTGCCGGCCTACAGCGCGGGCATCTGCAAACACTGTGTATGGTACACTGCGTGTATCAAGCAACTCGATGCAGCGAACGATCTCACGCTGATCCCCGAGCTGGGTCGCTCGAAACGCGACGCCATGATCGGCCGCATAGGTTCGATCCGCGAACTTGCGGAGATCGACCCGGCCGATTTTATCGTGAGCGGAAAGACGGCATTTGCCGGGATCGGCCCTGCGACCCTCGAAAAACTGCACGCGCGCGCGAAGCTCCTGACCGCAGAAAACGGCAAGCCGTACCTTCGTGCGGCCGTATCTCTGCCAGCCGCCGATGTCGAATTGTTCTTCGACATCGAGGTGGACCCCATGCGCGATGTTTGTTATCTGCACGGGTTCGTGGAACGCCGAAACGGTGCCAATGAAAGCGAACGCTTCGTCGCATTTTTCGCGGATGCCGGCACGCCAGAGGCGGAGGAACGGGCGTTCGCAGAGGCTTTGCACTATATGCGGGCGTCGCAACCATGCGCCATCTACTACTATTCAAAGTACGAGCGGACGATCTATCGGAAACTCCGCAAGAAGTATCCCGATGTTTGCACCGAGGCGGAAATCGAGGCGTTGTTCGATCCGGCTCGGTCGGTCGACCTTTATTTCGATGTCGTCCTGAGGGCGACGGAGTGGCCGACGCGGGACTTCTCGATCAAAACCATCGCCAAGTACCTGGGGTTCGCCTGGCGCGATACCCACCCTTCCGGGGCCGCGTCCATCGAATGGTTCGACCGGTGGCTCGCGACCGGAGACCCGGCGATTCGACAACGTATCCTCGACTACAACGAAGACGACTGCCGCGGCACGCGCGTTCTTCTTGACGCCATTCGGGAACTCCCGGTTCAGCTTCCGAGGTAG
- a CDS encoding SIR2 family protein — MASHDARKMIGDLRDHLARHDKPIAFLFGAGTSCAVKAVCAAGGGPEKPLIPAVAGLTEICASEARSLGKEYAEAWSKVAAQCDHDGKSANIEDILSRLRMMLAAIGEQDTLLGLNRTGILKLEETVRRTIAKIANPAIALIPEETPHRSMARWLAKTSRQQPVEIFTLNYDVLIEMAFEAERIPLFDGFVGSYRPFFLPDSLRRPEVAPGLNWVRLWKMHGSVTWRRENRGGRERIVRGEPDSSGEMILPSFHKYDESRQQPYAAFMDRLARFLDQDDALLVTSGFSFGDEHINNVIFSAIENRPRTHVYALQFSEVDDDHDLLKRAVRQRNLIVSGPKTGIIGGRRAEWRLDDPVPFVDVVFERDPKTEANPQPKTGQLKLGDFAKFCEFLRSMGER; from the coding sequence ATGGCCTCACACGACGCTCGTAAGATGATTGGCGATTTGCGCGATCACTTGGCACGGCATGACAAACCCATCGCATTTCTCTTCGGTGCCGGGACGTCTTGCGCGGTAAAAGCCGTTTGCGCCGCAGGCGGCGGGCCGGAAAAGCCACTGATACCGGCCGTCGCGGGCTTAACGGAGATTTGCGCTTCGGAAGCGCGAAGTCTTGGCAAAGAATACGCGGAGGCATGGAGCAAGGTCGCAGCACAATGTGACCACGATGGGAAATCGGCAAACATTGAAGACATTTTGTCGCGGCTGCGAATGATGCTCGCGGCGATCGGCGAACAAGACACACTTCTGGGGCTCAACCGGACGGGGATTTTAAAGCTCGAAGAAACGGTGCGGCGCACGATAGCGAAGATTGCGAATCCTGCAATAGCGTTGATTCCAGAAGAGACGCCGCATCGATCGATGGCGCGTTGGTTGGCTAAGACCTCCAGACAACAGCCCGTCGAGATCTTCACTCTCAATTACGACGTGCTTATCGAGATGGCATTTGAAGCCGAACGGATACCGTTGTTCGACGGATTCGTTGGCAGCTATCGACCGTTTTTTCTGCCCGATAGCCTCCGGCGGCCGGAAGTCGCCCCAGGATTAAATTGGGTTCGTCTCTGGAAGATGCACGGATCGGTCACCTGGCGCCGTGAGAACCGGGGAGGGCGGGAACGAATCGTGCGCGGCGAGCCGGATTCCTCTGGCGAGATGATCCTCCCATCGTTCCACAAATACGATGAATCTCGCCAACAACCTTACGCCGCATTCATGGACCGACTCGCCAGATTTCTCGACCAGGACGACGCACTTCTCGTTACCAGCGGATTTAGCTTCGGGGACGAGCACATCAACAACGTGATTTTTTCGGCGATCGAGAACAGGCCCCGGACGCACGTTTATGCCCTGCAATTCAGCGAAGTTGACGACGACCACGATTTGCTCAAGCGCGCGGTGAGACAGAGGAACCTTATAGTCAGCGGTCCAAAGACTGGTATTATCGGCGGTCGGCGGGCCGAATGGAGGCTTGATGATCCTGTGCCCTTTGTCGATGTCGTGTTTGAGCGTGACCCAAAAACGGAGGCAAACCCGCAACCGAAGACCGGACAATTGAAGCTCGGGGATTTCGCAAAGTTCTGTGAATTTTTGCGCTCCATGGGCGAGCGCTGA
- a CDS encoding ATP-binding protein, translating into MSLSDPTFIGQVASVTGGIVRVRLREDMPTTLVMIEGESYRVGQIGAFFRIALGYTQLYAVCTQVGADAAPPNSLETGPRSSLEAPTTERLAGYRWMAVTLFGESIGSQFERGVGQYPTVGDEVHIVTNEDLQVIYGWSRNKAGTVPVGTIAASSGISADLNVAGLVSRHCAIVGSTGAGKSNLVTVLLETIASGDFPSARVIVIDPHGEYSTALGDKARVFRIRPNESIGERHLRVPFWALPFDELQLMTLGGLQPNYEAAIREQVLDLKAASAVNLRTPPPIETLTADTPVPFSIKRLWHELDQVERKTFKTTGANQKEEDAFPPEQVGNSETLTPDRYPIASPYNQAPYKNNRKRNIERHLDLMRSRLRDGRFTFLFSPGGGYEPDLDGRVTLDLDDLVRDWVGHDRQITIFDVSGLPSEILSTIVGTMLRVVYDTLFWAQDLPVGGRQQPLLVVIDEAHRFLPEGGNTPAHRTLSVIAKEGRKYGVGLTLVTQRPSEIDSSVLSQCGSMIALRVTNTADRAKVAAALPDELGGLADLLPSLRTGEGLFLGEAMAIPSRVRVRKALNKPVGDDPKLPEAWQNADRPSGKLYTQALANWRAQSTSAVVPAPAKDNQEK; encoded by the coding sequence ATGTCCCTCTCCGATCCAACATTTATCGGTCAGGTAGCTTCCGTTACCGGGGGTATCGTCCGCGTCCGCCTGCGGGAAGATATGCCGACGACCCTTGTCATGATCGAGGGCGAGTCGTATCGGGTCGGTCAAATTGGCGCCTTCTTCCGGATAGCACTGGGATACACCCAGCTTTATGCCGTATGTACTCAAGTAGGCGCCGACGCTGCGCCTCCAAACAGTTTGGAGACCGGTCCCAGAAGTTCGCTTGAAGCGCCTACAACCGAACGTCTGGCGGGATATCGATGGATGGCCGTCACACTTTTTGGGGAGTCCATCGGCTCACAATTCGAGCGGGGAGTAGGTCAGTACCCGACTGTCGGCGATGAAGTTCATATCGTGACCAACGAAGACCTCCAAGTCATCTACGGATGGTCTCGAAATAAGGCGGGAACGGTGCCGGTCGGCACAATTGCCGCGTCGTCCGGGATTTCCGCAGACCTCAATGTCGCGGGACTTGTCAGTCGGCATTGCGCCATTGTCGGATCGACAGGAGCTGGAAAATCGAACCTTGTCACCGTTCTTCTTGAAACGATCGCCAGCGGCGATTTTCCATCCGCGCGTGTGATTGTGATCGATCCTCACGGAGAATATTCCACGGCTCTCGGCGACAAGGCGCGCGTATTCCGAATAAGACCGAATGAGTCGATTGGGGAGCGTCATCTTAGGGTGCCCTTCTGGGCTCTCCCGTTTGACGAATTGCAGTTGATGACATTGGGGGGCTTACAGCCCAATTACGAGGCTGCCATCAGGGAACAGGTGCTCGACCTTAAAGCGGCTTCTGCCGTAAATTTGCGGACGCCGCCGCCCATCGAGACCCTGACGGCCGATACGCCGGTGCCGTTCAGCATCAAGCGGCTCTGGCATGAACTCGATCAAGTGGAACGTAAAACGTTCAAGACCACGGGTGCCAATCAGAAGGAAGAGGATGCTTTTCCACCCGAGCAAGTCGGCAATTCCGAGACTTTGACGCCCGACCGATACCCGATCGCGAGTCCTTACAACCAGGCTCCCTATAAAAACAACCGGAAAAGAAATATTGAACGACACTTGGACCTGATGCGGAGCCGGCTGCGTGACGGACGGTTCACCTTCCTGTTCAGTCCTGGGGGTGGTTACGAACCGGACCTTGACGGGCGGGTAACGTTGGATCTTGACGATCTTGTTCGCGATTGGGTTGGACATGATCGTCAAATTACGATCTTCGATGTATCGGGTCTCCCATCGGAGATACTGTCGACGATCGTCGGTACGATGCTACGGGTCGTTTACGACACTCTTTTCTGGGCGCAGGATCTTCCTGTCGGTGGGCGCCAACAACCTCTTCTCGTCGTTATCGACGAGGCTCATCGCTTTCTTCCCGAAGGAGGAAATACGCCCGCTCACCGCACTCTTTCCGTGATCGCCAAGGAAGGGCGAAAATATGGAGTGGGGCTCACTCTGGTGACCCAGCGTCCGTCCGAGATCGACAGTTCCGTGTTGAGCCAATGTGGTTCGATGATCGCCTTGCGTGTCACCAACACTGCCGACCGGGCAAAGGTAGCGGCTGCGTTACCGGATGAGCTCGGCGGTCTCGCGGATCTGCTGCCGTCCCTTCGGACCGGCGAAGGACTGTTCCTTGGGGAAGCTATGGCCATTCCATCACGTGTCCGCGTGCGCAAAGCTCTGAACAAGCCGGTTGGCGACGATCCGAAGCTCCCCGAAGCATGGCAGAACGCAGACCGTCCATCCGGAAAACTCTACACACAAGCACTTGCAAACTGGCGCGCGCAATCGACTTCTGCTGTCGTCCCGGCACCCGCTAAAGACAACCAGGAGAAATGA
- a CDS encoding KTSC domain-containing protein, translating into MPEMIFVDSSNVEAIGYDSATRELHVRFVKSGETYVYYEVEEWVFEDFKRADSKGTFLNTNIKGRYNYGKL; encoded by the coding sequence ATGCCCGAGATGATCTTCGTCGATTCCTCCAATGTCGAGGCTATAGGATACGATTCCGCCACTCGAGAACTGCACGTGCGGTTCGTGAAATCGGGCGAGACGTACGTCTATTACGAAGTCGAGGAGTGGGTGTTCGAGGACTTCAAAAGAGCGGATTCAAAAGGGACTTTTCTCAATACCAACATCAAAGGCCGATACAATTACGGCAAACTATGA
- a CDS encoding type IV toxin-antitoxin system AbiEi family antitoxin domain-containing protein, with protein MTALKATRSDRQQDRAIALLRQRGMVRLAEFRATGVTATTVSRLERAGAVIRLGRGLYQLPDATVDAHHVLAEAYKRVPNGVICLVSALAFHDLTDQMPPRVWMAIGPKAWRPRVEYPAIIFVRFPKERLENGVEFHVIDGVRVPIFGVAKTLADVFRYRRVLGTTLAAEGLREALRKKKATPAEISKQAVDAGVWTAMQPYMEALTLDG; from the coding sequence TTGACCGCACTTAAGGCAACCCGCTCAGACCGGCAGCAAGACCGGGCGATAGCTCTGCTCCGGCAGCGCGGAATGGTCCGCCTCGCTGAGTTCAGGGCGACGGGTGTCACGGCGACAACCGTCTCGCGCCTCGAGCGCGCCGGGGCCGTTATCCGTCTTGGCCGTGGACTCTATCAGCTTCCGGACGCGACAGTTGATGCCCATCACGTCCTCGCCGAAGCCTATAAGCGCGTTCCAAACGGGGTGATCTGTCTCGTCTCCGCGCTTGCCTTTCACGATCTCACCGATCAGATGCCTCCGCGCGTATGGATGGCAATCGGTCCTAAAGCCTGGCGCCCGCGCGTCGAGTATCCCGCGATCATATTCGTCCGATTTCCAAAAGAGCGGCTTGAGAACGGCGTGGAGTTTCACGTGATCGACGGCGTGCGGGTGCCCATCTTTGGCGTAGCGAAGACCCTGGCCGACGTTTTTCGCTATCGTCGCGTCCTCGGCACGACGCTTGCGGCTGAGGGGCTTCGGGAAGCGCTTCGGAAGAAGAAGGCGACGCCGGCAGAAATCTCCAAGCAGGCCGTCGACGCCGGCGTGTGGACCGCGATGCAGCCCTACATGGAGGCTCTGACGCTGGATGGCTAA
- a CDS encoding nucleotidyl transferase AbiEii/AbiGii toxin family protein yields MAKRTRDIGASVRSRLLKLARDRGQPFDLVITRYALERLLHRLSQSPHRDRFALKGAMLITTWFADPHRPTRDLDLLGFGDSSEESILDVFREVCGMLADDGITFEVDNLRIERIREELEYGGLRLRTIANLSRARINVVIDVGFGDAVEPGLEEIEFPVLLDSAAPRLRAYPRETVIAEKFQAMVYLGRANSRMKDFYDVWVLSKAYEFDEARLAKAIAATFERRRTAIPNEVPDALTPEFARDASKRRQWESFVRELAAGSGSLETVVSDLAAFLMPMALKARASTRN; encoded by the coding sequence ATGGCTAAGCGGACTCGGGATATCGGCGCGTCGGTCCGTTCTCGCCTCCTCAAACTGGCGCGGGACAGAGGCCAGCCATTCGATTTGGTGATCACACGCTATGCGCTGGAACGTCTGCTCCATCGGCTGAGTCAGTCGCCGCACCGTGATCGATTTGCTCTCAAGGGTGCGATGTTGATCACGACCTGGTTCGCGGACCCGCACCGCCCGACGCGCGATCTGGATCTGCTTGGGTTCGGTGATTCCTCAGAGGAATCCATTCTCGATGTTTTCCGCGAGGTCTGCGGAATGCTGGCGGATGACGGGATTACATTCGAGGTCGATAATTTGCGGATCGAGCGAATCCGAGAAGAACTGGAATATGGCGGACTGCGGCTGCGAACCATTGCCAACCTTTCGCGAGCACGAATCAACGTGGTGATTGATGTCGGCTTCGGAGACGCGGTGGAGCCTGGCCTGGAGGAAATCGAGTTTCCGGTTTTACTCGACTCAGCCGCGCCACGATTGCGGGCTTATCCGCGCGAGACGGTAATTGCCGAGAAATTTCAGGCCATGGTGTACCTCGGGCGGGCGAATAGCCGTATGAAGGACTTCTATGACGTTTGGGTGCTGTCGAAGGCTTACGAATTCGATGAGGCTCGCCTAGCGAAGGCGATCGCCGCGACTTTCGAACGCCGTCGCACTGCGATCCCGAACGAGGTTCCCGATGCGCTTACTCCGGAATTTGCTCGCGACGCGAGCAAGCGGCGACAATGGGAGAGTTTTGTCCGAGAGCTGGCGGCCGGGTCGGGCTCGCTTGAGACCGTGGTTTCCGATCTGGCGGCCTTTCTGATGCCGATGGCGTTGAAGGCCAGAGCGTCAACGCGGAACTAA
- a CDS encoding ArdC family protein — translation MDIYAMVTDEIINLLENGVVPWRRPWTSTGLPRNLVSKKPYRGVNVFLLSASKYVSPFWLTYRQATELGGHVRKGEESTLIVYWKIEGAKRSTEDLDTEENDEKNRRRFLLRYYRVFNLEQCELPQTVFDKLPKIETHQHDPIEAVEKIIAGMPNPPEIVRAGSKAFYSPITDRVTLPPRELFISAEEEACTAAHELSHSTGHEKRLAREGITELAPFGSPVYSREELVAELSAAYLCAEAGISNAVIHNQAAYVAGWLKKLRDDRKLLIHAAGQAQRATDFILNRKPSGQ, via the coding sequence ATGGACATCTACGCAATGGTTACTGATGAGATCATCAACCTGCTCGAAAACGGCGTGGTGCCGTGGCGCAGGCCGTGGACCTCGACCGGACTGCCGCGCAACCTTGTGAGCAAGAAGCCATATCGCGGCGTAAACGTTTTCCTGCTTTCGGCGTCGAAGTACGTTTCGCCGTTCTGGTTGACGTACCGCCAGGCAACCGAACTGGGCGGACACGTCCGCAAAGGCGAGGAAAGTACGCTGATCGTTTATTGGAAAATCGAAGGCGCTAAACGAAGCACGGAAGACCTCGACACCGAGGAGAACGACGAGAAGAATCGCCGCCGTTTCCTGCTCAGATATTATCGCGTGTTCAACCTCGAACAATGCGAACTTCCGCAGACAGTCTTCGACAAGCTGCCGAAGATCGAAACGCACCAGCATGATCCGATCGAAGCCGTAGAGAAGATCATCGCCGGGATGCCGAATCCGCCCGAGATAGTGCGCGCCGGATCGAAAGCGTTTTACTCGCCGATCACGGATCGCGTCACACTCCCGCCGCGCGAGCTTTTCATCAGCGCCGAGGAGGAAGCGTGTACCGCCGCGCATGAATTGTCGCATAGCACCGGCCACGAGAAACGCCTTGCGCGAGAAGGGATAACCGAACTCGCACCGTTCGGAAGCCCTGTGTACAGCCGCGAAGAGCTTGTCGCGGAACTTTCAGCGGCCTATCTCTGCGCGGAAGCCGGAATTTCAAACGCGGTCATTCATAATCAGGCCGCCTACGTCGCGGGCTGGCTCAAGAAGCTTCGCGATGATCGCAAGCTTTTGATCCACGCCGCCGGGCAGGCGCAGCGGGCCACGGATTTCATTCTCAATCGCAAACCCTCCGGGCAATAA
- a CDS encoding single-stranded DNA-binding protein — MTINKVIVIGNLGANPEIRALPSGQNVANFSLATTERFTDRNGAKQERTDWHRIVAFGRLADTCERFLSKGRQVYVEGRLTTRQYEAKDGSGKRYRTEIVVRQLRLLGNRANGNAPKAEASGDIPF; from the coding sequence ATGACCATCAATAAGGTGATCGTAATCGGCAATCTGGGAGCTAACCCTGAGATTCGTGCCCTTCCGTCTGGGCAGAACGTAGCGAATTTCTCGCTGGCGACCACGGAGCGGTTTACGGATCGAAACGGCGCGAAGCAGGAGCGCACCGACTGGCATCGCATCGTCGCGTTCGGGCGGCTGGCCGATACGTGTGAGCGGTTCCTGAGCAAAGGCCGGCAAGTTTACGTCGAAGGCCGGCTTACCACCCGCCAGTACGAAGCGAAGGACGGATCGGGCAAGCGTTACCGCACCGAAATCGTGGTGCGGCAACTCCGCCTGCTTGGTAATCGCGCCAATGGCAACGCGCCCAAGGCTGAAGCTTCCGGCGACATCCCCTTTTAG